The following are encoded in a window of Dictyostelium discoideum AX4 chromosome 6 chromosome, whole genome shotgun sequence genomic DNA:
- a CDS encoding myotubularin-related protein, whose product MIRTEERNKNNYNTFNGNNDNNNNNNNEIINKNNKNVINNNGSWVSSNKSFKNQFYLKETLDSFSSNPVNEIIILRISIPELNVISLFKIDRDSTVKELLYQVISKKSLQMNVYSLYLMPNKRVDFGMWLDDSKPLFLYELNDNDLVECKRRLITDFSNQFHIKVVFPEQMKSKTIHVDAKMLVKDAINLINSKMDIQTQIPNQDINNYGLYSLILDTTTTNTPSTNTPSTSILMKDDDLLSSYSMGSNMNVMEFRKKEIVVVSLFNYQNNNNNNNNNKNNNNNSSVSGGNGYQTLISSTLSTCKTTTTTTTITTINSNNMTNNNNNNKLPPPPVPKRSDLQSQQESPPPSPQLPPPPLPPSPQQIPSPPSPPTLSIQIKSNVYDIINEIKEWLKLNFNIEITNQYKMMLLQSRQLKLWLIDSKPLNSYHIRKNDSLYLFPKITEEVNLDEGICLKVRFSACNVVNDVNSSNTNSRLTTKTLPGEVLILKIENVVMLNIVSRKPLFGDIYMTNFQLIFITREANKEYNIHLGVISKIDKVSNKSKQTFCFLDLHCKDFRFIRLVFVSKDKSRKKLYLTLKHQCFPGIQTKLFSFYNKEVFYYKQNNIKIGGGGGGGDCFISKIGDKINGWLIYNSEREYKRMNIKAGSGWRISTINNDFKKCESYPKLIVVPETITDTQLVDVFIFRSKGRIPVLSWKHPSNGTTITRCSQPLVGLTGSRCIDDELLIKQISSPTIIQQPQSQQQSSSPPPSFINYSSTTSTNSTPNLNQINNINDNFKSLNNSGNSIVFNKRQSYISNSLSNLESSLVSNNNNNNSNINNNNNNNNVEKILNLLDARPKVNAMSNKAFMGAGFENVSTFYSCCNIDFLNIGNIHVMRDSYEKLKSTCIDSLGGIKEIKNSNNTNQDNNNNNFNLNNSNSNNNNNNTNVNSDNNNNNNIVRSESEEELSSFLLENETPISSIHSSDIIDNNEGYNGTNIKWFEGIESSRWFDHIILILKGSIRIVESIHKQCTSVLIHCSDGWDRTPQLSSISMIMLDPYYRTLEGFIVLIEKEWLEFGHKFNDRIGQGDSKHLDERSPVFVQFIECVYHIMEQFKNYFEFNSQVLVEILVNGLYSNRFGTFLYNTVREREINKVQLETASIWSLILSNYSFYINQNYTRMDKVLIPSIAIPYFSLWKDYYLKYLLSTTSIN is encoded by the exons atgatAAGAACTGaagaaagaaataaaaataattataacacCTTTAATGGtaacaatgataataataataataataataatgaaataattaataaaaataataaaaatgttattaataataatggatctTGGGTATCTTCAAATAAAT catttaaaaatcaattttatttaaaggaAACATTggattcattttcatcaaatcCAGTTAACGAGATAATTATATTACGTATATCAATACCAGAGTTAAAtgttatttcattatttaaaattgatagaGATTCAACAGTTAAGGAATTACTTTACCAAGTTATAAGtaaaaaaagtttacaaATGAATGTTTATAGTTTATATTTAATGCCAAATAAAAGAGTTGATTTTGGAATGTGGTTAGATGATTCAAAACCATTGTTTCTATATGAATtgaatgataatgatttagtTGAATGTAAAAGAAGATTAATTACAGATTTCTCAAATCAATTTCATATTAAAGTTGTTTTTCCTGAACAAATgaaatcaaaaacaattcatGTTGATGCAAAAATGTTAGTTAAAGAtgcaataaatttaataaattcaaaaatggATATTCAAACTCAAATTCCAAATcaagatattaataattatggtttatattctttaattttagatacaacaacaactaatacaccatcaacaaatacaccatcaacttcaattttaatgaaagatgatgatttattatcaagTTATTCAATGGGTAGTAATATGAATGTAATggaatttagaaaaaaagaaattgtagttgtatcattatttaattatcaaaataataataataataataataataataaaaataataataataatagtagtgttagtggtggtaatggATATCAAACATTAATATCATCAACATTATCAACAtgtaaaacaacaacaacaacaacaacaataacaacaataaatagtaataatatgacaaataataataataataataaattaccaccaccaccagtaCCAAAAAGGTCTGATTTACAAAGTCAACAAgaatcaccaccaccatcaccacaacttccaccaccaccactaccaccatcaccacaacaaattccatcaccaccatcaccaccaacattatcaattcaaattaaatcaaatgtttatgatattataaatgaaattaaagagtggttaaaattaaattttaatattgaaattacaaATCAATATAAGATGATGTTATTACAATCAagacaattaaaattatggTTAATTGATAGTAAACCATTAAATTCTTATCATATTAGAAAGAATGattcattatatttatttccaAAGATAACAGAAGAAGTTAATCTTGATGAAGGAATTTGTTTAAAAGTTAGATTCTCTGCATGTAATGTTGTAAATGATgtaaatagtagtaatacaAATAGTAGATTAACTACAAAAACTTTACCTGGTGaagtattaattttaaaaattgaaaatgttgtAATGTTAAATATAGTTTCAAGAAAACCATTATTTGGTGATATTTATATGacaaattttcaattaatttttataactaGAGAAGCT aataaagaatataatattcatttaggagtaatttcaaaaattgataaagtttcaaataaatcaaaacaaacattttgttttttagatTTACATTGTAAagattttagatttattagaTTAGTATTTGTTTCTAAAGATAAATCTAGaaagaaattatatttaacaTTAAAACATCAATGTTTTCCTGGTATTCAAACTaaactattttcattttataataaagaagtattttattataaacaaaataatataaaaattggtggtggtggtggtggtggtgattgttttattagtaaaattggtgataaaattaatggttggttaatttataattcagAGAGAGAATATAAGAGAATGAATATTAAAGCTGGAAGTGGTTGGAgaatttcaacaattaataatgattttaaaaagtgtGAGAGTTATCCAAAATTAATAGTTGTACCTGAAACAATCACTGATACTCAATTGGTTGATGTTTTCATATTTAGATCAAAAGGTCGTATCCCTGTATTATCTTGGAAACATCCTTCAAATGgtacaacaattacaagatGTTCACAACCTTTAGTTGGTTTAACTGGTAGTAGATgtattgatgatgaattattaattaaacaaatttcatcaccaacaataattcaacaaccacaatcacaacaacaatcttcATCACCTCCAccttcatttattaattattcatcaacaacatcaacaaactcaacaccaaatttaaatcaaattaataatattaatgataattttaaaagtttaaataattcaggAAACAGtatagtttttaataaaaggcAATCATacatttcaaattcattatcaaatttagaaTCATCATTagttagtaataataataataataatagtaatattaataataataataataataataatgttgaaaaaatattaaatttattagatGCTAGACCAAAAGTTAATGCAATGAGTAATAAAGCATTTATGGGAGCAGGATTTGAAAATGTTTCAACATTTTATTCATGTTGTAATATAGATTTCTTAAATATAGGTAATATTCATGTAATGCGTGATTcttatgaaaaattaaaatcaacttGTATAGATTCACTTGGTggtattaaagaaattaaaaatagtaataatacaaatcaagataataataataataattttaatttaaataatagtaatagtaataataataataataatacaaatgtaaatagtgataataataataataataatattgtaagAAGTGAAAGTGAAGAAGAATTAAGTAGTTTTTTATTAGAGAATGAAACACCAATTAGTAGTATTCATAGTAGTgatataattgataataatgaaggaTATAATggtacaaatattaaatggtTTGAAGGTATTGAATCATCTAGATGGTTTGatcatattattttaatattaaaaggtTCAATTAGAATCGTTGAATCAATTCATAAACAATGTACATCTGTATTAATTCATTGTAGTGATGGTTGGGATAGAACACCTCAGCTATCCTCTATATCAATGATTATGTTAGACCCATACTATAGAACATTGGAGGGTTTCATTGTGTTGATTGAAAAGGAATGGTTGGAATTTGGtcataaatttaatgatcgTATTGGTCAGGGTGATTCAAAACATCTAGATGAAAGGTCACCTGTATTCGTTCAATTCATTGAATGCGTGTATCATATAATGGagcaatttaaaaattatttcgaATTCAATAGTCAAGTCCTTGTTGAAATATTAGTTAATGGTTTATATTCAAATAGGTTCGGtacatttttatataatactgtaagagaaagagaaatcaATAAAGTACAATTGGAAACTGCTTCAATTTGGTCTTTAATCTTATCAAATTActctttttatattaatcAAAACTATACAAGAATggataaagttttaatacCTTCAATTGCAATACCATATTTTAGTCTTTGgaaagattattatttaaaatatttattatcaacaacttcaataaattaa